A genomic window from bacterium includes:
- a CDS encoding dockerin type I domain-containing protein: MGIGALVLFCLALALPSAAHAATLTTDRADYPPGDTVWITGAGYGYSAVSPTGGETVEFYVRHVDKSGALTGEYGPWTAAANAKGAVSTFWVVPYNDSIVGATLELTGTGLSSGLIASTMFTDANVVLDITTVVPDTICPGDTTRPGRDSLYLCARLLQGSCNLPLPNRPIRFYWNPGNCGVDSDAEGEDTVWTDANGYACTDLPVPDESGNWVLRVKFEGEDKPSPCPTPGNSACDPNDPNSSKRCVNLSASNICKPVVIDTVVCCQPPVCSLLVNPTPPACLNGPHIVPFVSIDPQGGSTTCTLYGPGQLINGAWTYTPTGGETVNVRIVCKVACGDSCVIAFSATYPTRVPPVCNVPDDTTIQQCDPTQVSLPVSATGGTCAITSGPGTLANGFWTYTPSGDEVVTVTVACASPDFCDTCTASFSVTFDINDPPRITCPDNKIFDCDNIGSFGTPTVADDRDANPSVYIVSRDSIAGNCDYAYTLRLRYVVKDACGDSAYCDQSITVQDTARPEIVCPAPLTFECDSVPADADLPKPTVTDNCDTNVALQAFPASSTTIECPQGYHKTILWVATDDCGNVDSCTQVINVVDTTPPVLVGCRTLITIACDSFYTKSIESGLSPVLPTAEDNCDDSVAVQYRYIRSGGTWPCNYYDSVAIWAVDDCGNVSDTCYQRLELVDTTAPEFDCPDSTLLECGVIDFPAPPTATDNCSQPTIKLIGERHEDSTCYGAYRIVLTWEAMDACGLADTCEQVIRYRDSAKPTFVECEPLRYECDEVPSVFSPPVATDVCDPSVEVTLVDQADTVVGGCPQRYSFNLYWQAIDDCGNADTCIQTVYVTDTTPPVMTCPPDTALSCDELPLTKAGSWVAGSGIKGDEPNPWPFGIPGAKDNCDDSPEIYGTILSLDGAFPCNLYLIVGYYSVDSCGNVSDTCRQTVIVRDTTPPVVTCPPDTTVECDELTDALRNATVGQTISVPGLIWPYGAPSGTDNCSDTVFIVGPFVSRWIDQNPCHIQYELAYIGYDLCQNADTCYQILTIVDTTDPVIACPEQDTVPCSQIPTGWNPPPATDNCDPQVSVTQLGELRWGYADCPIPDTIIVTWVAVDDCNNADTCEQVIIVIDTVPPVLTCEPLRYECDEIPAEWPTPLAVDNCNAQSTVTLLGVSDTTYGDCPQRYTFTLYWEARDNCGNADTCHQQVFVIDTTAPTITCPPDTVVDCAELAGPAGGKALLDGIASGAAGKDANGCYDYDWRYGKPVATDNCDDTLFYCLYGVRRLSVDTCRAVFELQFTAIDDCGNSDTCSQRVTFVDTTAPVLVCAPDTTVYCAGDGGLDCWAGKSGPQKLSEKYICEYRLIDTLYDACDPEIDYYAHFSVHFEKCPQYVRAKLWAVDDCGNISDTCFWTVWFVDTVAPVITCPKDIRLECGTDPGDLGMATATDDCDGQVTATLVSVDTVAQQGNCYIEIARTFAAVDICGNRSTCTQTIIVGDSTAPVITCPPDTTVTCEELDQREGKAALASLAALPAKSLSGEEPCLTGYDYRYGRPSATDNCSEYNICLYDVDLLDTNPCHVVFELKFAAIDACGNVDTCAQRVTFVDETAPVLVCAPDTTIYCARDKADCIQLKGTDPFRLDKSNFLCGFRMVDTVYDGCCDSVEVLARLTYHLNKCPAYIKAFIWAVDCCGNVSDTCTWILNIADTTAPVVTCPNNLYYECDDKQGDWGWPSATDNCDDAVEVVLLSQDTTAEGCAMIIARTFAARDRCENEGRCVQTITIADTTAPVCRLPVADTFFLCHPDTTICLPVSATDNCDESVTCTVVQGAGQIIDGRWCYTPTAVGGPVSSVIRCVDDCGNACSGQIDFLFIMNAPPECRVPDDTTIYLCDPATITLPLSASDSNGNFSHCAIKEGPGTLTAGAQHGTYEWSYGATKDETICVTVECVDSCGAYCVDRFCVTINVTEPPQCYQTPDTTVALCNPEPICVRVDWPDPAVSSRTSDVVRTTKGGARRVTQPTPQLPGSQGNTGSSNKGALAGCNILAGPGTLDGDFWCWTPPDYDTSVTVLIQCADTCGHTCQNEFTVNFDMNVNPTCSIFVELVDPICTPDTDFVPLGSFDVDGETRCRLIGPGQLVPGGWQYPNPAPGTSAQVTIVCADTCGDSCVIDFTRNYPQRVPVECQVPGNIDTLLCGPTTLSFPVSGGVGATCQLVAGPGQIVNGQWSYNATTDANFTVTVRCLSLCDSCQASFNVSIEMNDPPSCVLPADTSYFLCAPQRICRTVSAIDPNGNLMSCALGVGAPGTLVNGEWCYDVTGDGQLTVPIVCTDSCGATCSGSFTVSFDVNSPPTIDLGPDQSLLVTTPPTLVCFTYTVGDPDGPGGLIESLVSGPTGTTINTATNQVCWSANAAGVFEFVVRVDDPCGASDVDTAYAQVGNPQPPVCMLPGDTALSSCGTSEIALPVTAVGANPPFSCAVIAGPGTVSGGFWRWTPTADGTYEIVIRCTSAANASCDGSFRITVDVNQPPVCSAPPTAMWCLCPNQPATMTMQATDPDNNIVKYEMISGPGSFSGNVWTYYPPNEDELMVRWRVIDACGAADTCQTTLQIDFNDPPILTVRDDTTVTLCDPSQPFCRLLNIFDQNNNVTSVVVTSGYGTVQQQGNQWYWCFTPPADGKYSATVRVTDACGQTSTRTFTVTFILIDPPACNLPPSGTYLFCQSPVCIPIAGNNPPPQRGVTCQIIDGPGYISNGNWCVNITQRTTFNIVIRCVNSCGGNCQISRTYTFEVDPRDCDGGQAGVGPDGQPVVTGMQAGDVDASGEINIADLALLTHIVSQISGKATGAALNVGSASAGYSSNADVNCDGAINRRDIADLTAYLFNSGPQPCTTK; the protein is encoded by the coding sequence TCCGGTTCTACTGGAATCCGGGCAACTGCGGCGTGGACAGCGACGCCGAGGGCGAGGACACGGTGTGGACGGACGCCAACGGCTACGCCTGCACCGATCTGCCGGTGCCGGACGAGTCGGGCAACTGGGTGTTGCGCGTCAAGTTTGAGGGGGAGGACAAGCCGAGCCCCTGCCCGACCCCGGGCAACAGCGCCTGCGACCCCAACGATCCCAACAGCAGCAAGCGCTGCGTCAATCTGTCGGCGTCGAACATCTGCAAACCGGTGGTGATCGATACCGTGGTTTGCTGCCAGCCGCCGGTGTGCAGTCTGCTGGTGAATCCGACACCGCCGGCCTGCCTGAACGGTCCGCACATCGTGCCGTTCGTATCGATCGATCCGCAGGGCGGTTCGACGACCTGCACGCTGTACGGTCCGGGCCAGTTGATCAACGGCGCGTGGACCTACACGCCGACGGGCGGCGAGACGGTCAATGTCCGCATCGTCTGCAAGGTAGCCTGCGGGGATTCGTGCGTGATCGCGTTTTCGGCGACCTACCCGACTCGAGTGCCGCCGGTCTGCAACGTGCCGGACGACACGACGATCCAGCAGTGCGATCCGACGCAGGTCTCGCTGCCGGTGAGCGCCACGGGCGGCACCTGCGCGATCACCAGCGGGCCGGGAACGTTGGCCAACGGCTTCTGGACTTACACGCCCTCGGGCGACGAAGTGGTGACGGTGACGGTCGCGTGTGCGAGCCCCGACTTCTGCGACACCTGCACCGCCAGCTTCTCGGTGACCTTCGACATCAACGATCCCCCCAGGATCACCTGTCCCGACAATAAGATCTTTGACTGCGACAACATCGGTTCATTCGGCACGCCGACGGTGGCGGATGACCGCGACGCCAATCCGTCGGTCTATATCGTGAGCCGTGATTCCATCGCGGGCAATTGTGACTATGCGTACACGCTGCGTTTGCGCTACGTGGTCAAGGACGCCTGCGGCGACAGCGCCTATTGCGACCAGTCAATCACGGTGCAGGACACCGCGCGTCCGGAGATCGTGTGCCCGGCCCCGCTCACCTTTGAGTGCGACTCGGTGCCGGCCGACGCCGACCTGCCGAAGCCGACGGTGACCGACAATTGCGACACGAACGTGGCGTTGCAGGCCTTCCCGGCCTCCTCGACCACGATTGAGTGCCCGCAGGGTTATCACAAGACCATCCTGTGGGTCGCCACCGACGATTGCGGCAACGTGGATTCGTGCACGCAGGTGATCAATGTGGTCGACACGACGCCGCCGGTTCTGGTCGGCTGTCGGACGCTGATCACGATTGCCTGCGACAGTTTCTACACCAAGTCGATTGAAAGCGGCCTCTCCCCTGTCCTGCCGACGGCGGAGGACAACTGCGACGACAGCGTGGCGGTGCAATATCGCTACATCCGCAGCGGCGGCACATGGCCGTGTAATTACTATGACAGCGTGGCGATCTGGGCGGTGGACGACTGCGGCAACGTGTCGGACACCTGCTACCAGCGCCTGGAGCTGGTCGACACGACCGCGCCGGAGTTTGACTGTCCGGACTCCACGTTGCTGGAGTGCGGGGTGATTGACTTCCCGGCGCCGCCGACGGCGACCGACAACTGCTCGCAGCCGACGATCAAGTTGATCGGCGAGCGGCATGAGGACAGCACCTGCTACGGCGCCTACCGGATCGTGCTGACCTGGGAGGCGATGGACGCCTGCGGCCTTGCGGATACCTGCGAGCAGGTCATCCGCTACCGCGACAGCGCCAAGCCCACCTTTGTGGAGTGCGAGCCGCTGCGCTATGAGTGCGACGAGGTGCCCAGCGTGTTTTCGCCGCCGGTCGCGACCGATGTCTGCGACCCGTCGGTGGAGGTGACGCTGGTGGACCAGGCCGACACGGTGGTCGGCGGTTGCCCGCAGCGCTACTCCTTTAATCTGTACTGGCAGGCGATCGACGATTGCGGCAACGCCGACACGTGCATCCAGACGGTCTATGTGACCGACACGACCCCGCCGGTCATGACCTGCCCGCCGGACACGGCGCTGTCGTGCGACGAACTGCCGCTGACGAAGGCGGGAAGCTGGGTGGCCGGCTCGGGCATCAAGGGTGATGAGCCCAATCCCTGGCCGTTCGGAATCCCGGGCGCCAAGGACAACTGCGATGATTCACCGGAGATCTATGGGACCATCCTGAGTCTGGATGGAGCGTTCCCGTGCAATCTGTATCTGATCGTTGGCTACTATTCGGTCGACTCCTGCGGCAATGTCTCCGACACGTGCCGACAGACGGTGATCGTGCGCGACACGACGCCGCCGGTGGTCACCTGCCCGCCGGACACGACGGTCGAGTGCGATGAGCTCACGGATGCGTTGAGGAACGCGACGGTCGGTCAGACCATTTCGGTTCCCGGCCTGATCTGGCCGTATGGAGCGCCGAGCGGGACGGACAATTGTTCCGACACGGTCTTCATCGTCGGGCCGTTCGTGAGCCGCTGGATCGATCAGAACCCGTGCCACATCCAGTATGAGCTGGCCTATATCGGCTACGACTTGTGTCAGAACGCCGACACCTGCTATCAGATCCTGACGATCGTTGACACGACCGATCCGGTCATTGCCTGTCCGGAACAGGATACGGTGCCGTGTTCGCAGATTCCGACGGGCTGGAACCCGCCGCCGGCGACCGACAACTGCGATCCGCAGGTGTCCGTGACGCAGCTGGGCGAGCTGCGCTGGGGCTATGCCGACTGCCCGATTCCCGACACAATCATCGTGACCTGGGTGGCGGTCGACGACTGCAACAACGCCGACACCTGCGAGCAGGTGATCATCGTGATTGACACTGTGCCGCCGGTTTTGACCTGCGAGCCGTTGCGCTACGAGTGCGACGAAATCCCGGCCGAGTGGCCGACGCCGCTGGCGGTCGACAACTGCAACGCGCAGTCGACGGTGACGCTCCTAGGTGTCAGCGACACGACGTATGGCGACTGTCCGCAGCGTTACACGTTCACTCTCTATTGGGAGGCGCGGGACAACTGCGGCAATGCCGACACCTGCCACCAGCAGGTGTTTGTCATCGACACGACCGCGCCGACGATCACCTGCCCGCCCGACACGGTGGTCGATTGCGCCGAACTGGCGGGACCGGCCGGCGGCAAGGCGCTGCTGGACGGTATCGCCTCCGGCGCGGCCGGCAAGGACGCCAACGGCTGCTACGACTATGACTGGCGGTACGGCAAGCCGGTCGCCACGGACAATTGCGACGACACGTTGTTCTATTGCCTCTACGGCGTCCGGCGTCTGAGCGTCGACACCTGTCGCGCGGTCTTCGAGCTGCAGTTTACCGCCATCGATGATTGCGGCAATTCCGACACCTGCTCGCAGCGTGTGACTTTCGTCGACACGACAGCGCCGGTCCTGGTGTGCGCGCCGGACACGACGGTCTACTGCGCCGGCGACGGCGGACTGGATTGCTGGGCCGGCAAGTCGGGTCCGCAGAAGCTGAGCGAGAAGTATATCTGCGAGTACCGGTTGATCGACACGCTGTACGACGCGTGCGATCCGGAGATCGACTACTACGCGCATTTCTCGGTGCACTTTGAGAAATGCCCGCAATATGTTCGCGCCAAGCTCTGGGCGGTGGACGATTGCGGCAACATCTCCGACACCTGTTTCTGGACCGTGTGGTTTGTGGACACGGTGGCGCCGGTCATCACCTGCCCGAAGGACATCCGTCTTGAGTGCGGCACCGATCCGGGCGATCTGGGGATGGCCACGGCGACCGATGATTGCGACGGCCAGGTGACGGCGACGCTGGTTTCGGTGGACACGGTGGCCCAGCAGGGCAACTGCTACATCGAGATCGCGCGGACGTTTGCGGCGGTGGACATCTGCGGCAACCGCAGCACCTGCACGCAGACGATCATCGTGGGCGACTCGACGGCGCCGGTGATTACCTGCCCGCCGGACACCACGGTCACCTGCGAGGAGCTGGACCAGCGCGAGGGCAAAGCGGCGCTGGCGTCGCTGGCGGCCCTGCCGGCGAAATCGTTGTCGGGTGAGGAGCCTTGCCTGACCGGCTATGACTACCGGTACGGCCGCCCGAGCGCGACCGACAATTGCTCGGAGTATAACATCTGTCTGTATGATGTGGACCTGCTGGACACCAACCCGTGCCACGTGGTCTTCGAGCTGAAGTTCGCGGCAATCGACGCCTGCGGCAACGTCGACACCTGCGCGCAGCGGGTGACGTTTGTCGATGAGACGGCGCCGGTGCTGGTGTGCGCGCCCGACACGACGATCTATTGCGCGCGTGACAAGGCCGATTGCATCCAATTGAAGGGGACCGATCCGTTCCGGCTCGACAAGAGCAACTTCCTCTGCGGGTTCCGGATGGTGGACACGGTCTACGACGGTTGTTGCGACAGCGTCGAGGTCCTGGCACGGTTGACCTACCATCTGAACAAGTGCCCGGCGTACATCAAGGCGTTCATCTGGGCGGTCGACTGCTGCGGCAACGTGTCCGACACGTGCACGTGGATTCTGAACATCGCCGACACGACCGCGCCGGTCGTGACCTGCCCGAACAACCTCTATTATGAATGCGACGACAAGCAGGGCGATTGGGGCTGGCCGTCGGCGACCGACAACTGCGACGACGCGGTGGAGGTTGTCCTGCTGAGCCAGGACACGACCGCCGAGGGTTGCGCGATGATCATTGCGCGCACGTTTGCGGCCAGGGATCGTTGCGAGAACGAGGGCCGGTGCGTGCAGACGATCACGATCGCCGACACGACCGCGCCGGTCTGCCGCCTGCCGGTGGCGGATACGTTCTTCCTCTGCCACCCGGACACGACCATCTGCCTGCCGGTTTCGGCGACGGACAACTGCGACGAGTCAGTGACCTGCACGGTGGTGCAGGGGGCCGGGCAGATCATCGACGGCCGTTGGTGCTACACTCCGACCGCCGTCGGCGGGCCGGTGTCCTCGGTCATTCGGTGCGTGGACGATTGCGGCAACGCCTGCTCCGGGCAGATTGACTTTTTGTTCATCATGAACGCGCCGCCGGAGTGCCGAGTCCCGGACGACACGACGATCTATCTGTGTGATCCGGCGACCATTACGCTGCCGTTGTCGGCATCCGATTCGAATGGCAACTTCAGCCACTGCGCCATCAAGGAAGGCCCGGGCACACTGACAGCCGGCGCGCAGCACGGCACGTATGAGTGGTCGTACGGCGCCACCAAGGATGAGACGATCTGCGTGACGGTAGAGTGCGTTGATTCGTGCGGCGCGTATTGCGTCGACAGGTTCTGCGTGACGATCAATGTGACCGAGCCGCCGCAGTGCTACCAGACGCCGGATACGACGGTGGCGCTCTGCAATCCGGAGCCGATCTGCGTGCGTGTCGATTGGCCGGATCCGGCCGTTTCAAGCCGGACCTCGGACGTGGTGCGCACGACCAAGGGCGGCGCGCGGCGCGTGACGCAGCCGACGCCGCAACTGCCGGGTTCGCAGGGCAACACCGGATCGTCGAACAAGGGCGCGCTGGCCGGGTGCAACATCCTCGCCGGACCGGGCACGCTGGATGGCGACTTCTGGTGCTGGACGCCGCCGGATTATGACACGTCGGTGACGGTCCTGATCCAGTGCGCCGACACCTGCGGCCACACCTGCCAGAACGAGTTCACGGTGAACTTTGACATGAACGTCAACCCGACTTGCTCGATCTTCGTGGAGCTGGTCGATCCGATCTGCACGCCGGACACCGACTTTGTGCCGCTGGGATCGTTTGATGTGGACGGCGAGACGCGGTGCCGCCTGATCGGTCCGGGGCAGTTGGTGCCGGGCGGCTGGCAGTATCCGAATCCGGCGCCGGGCACATCGGCGCAGGTGACGATCGTCTGCGCCGACACCTGCGGCGATTCGTGCGTGATCGACTTCACGCGCAACTATCCGCAGCGCGTGCCGGTCGAGTGCCAGGTGCCGGGCAATATCGACACCCTGCTGTGCGGACCGACGACGCTGTCGTTCCCGGTCTCAGGCGGGGTGGGCGCGACCTGTCAATTGGTCGCCGGACCCGGCCAAATTGTGAACGGCCAGTGGAGCTACAACGCGACGACGGACGCCAATTTCACGGTCACCGTCCGATGCCTGTCACTCTGTGATTCCTGCCAGGCGTCGTTCAATGTGTCCATCGAGATGAACGATCCGCCGAGCTGTGTCCTGCCGGCCGATACGTCGTACTTCCTCTGTGCGCCGCAGCGGATTTGCCGGACGGTGTCGGCCATCGACCCGAATGGCAACCTGATGTCGTGCGCGTTGGGCGTGGGCGCACCGGGCACGCTGGTCAATGGCGAGTGGTGCTACGACGTGACTGGCGACGGGCAGTTGACGGTGCCGATTGTGTGCACCGACAGCTGCGGCGCCACCTGCTCGGGCAGCTTCACGGTGAGCTTTGATGTCAATTCGCCGCCGACAATCGACCTCGGCCCCGACCAGTCGCTGCTTGTGACGACGCCGCCGACGCTGGTGTGCTTCACCTACACCGTTGGCGATCCGGACGGCCCGGGCGGATTGATCGAATCGCTGGTTTCGGGTCCAACGGGCACGACGATCAACACGGCGACCAATCAGGTGTGCTGGTCGGCGAACGCCGCCGGAGTGTTTGAGTTCGTCGTGCGGGTCGATGACCCGTGCGGCGCATCCGATGTGGATACCGCTTATGCGCAGGTCGGTAATCCGCAACCGCCAGTGTGCATGCTGCCGGGCGACACGGCCCTTTCGAGTTGCGGGACATCGGAGATCGCGTTGCCGGTGACGGCGGTGGGCGCCAATCCGCCGTTTAGCTGCGCGGTGATCGCGGGACCGGGGACGGTGTCGGGCGGCTTCTGGCGGTGGACGCCAACCGCGGATGGCACCTATGAGATCGTGATCCGTTGCACGAGCGCGGCGAACGCCTCATGTGACGGCAGTTTCCGCATTACCGTGGATGTCAACCAGCCGCCGGTCTGTTCGGCGCCGCCGACGGCGATGTGGTGCCTCTGCCCGAATCAGCCGGCGACGATGACGATGCAGGCGACCGACCCGGACAACAACATCGTCAAGTATGAAATGATCAGCGGGCCGGGCTCCTTCAGCGGCAACGTGTGGACCTATTACCCGCCGAATGAGGACGAGTTGATGGTCCGGTGGCGCGTGATCGACGCCTGCGGCGCGGCCGACACCTGCCAGACGACGCTGCAGATCGACTTCAACGATCCGCCGATCCTGACGGTGCGTGACGACACGACGGTCACGCTGTGCGATCCGAGCCAGCCGTTCTGCCGGCTCCTGAACATCTTTGATCAGAACAACAACGTGACGTCGGTGGTGGTAACCAGCGGCTACGGCACCGTGCAGCAGCAGGGCAATCAATGGTACTGGTGCTTCACGCCGCCCGCGGACGGCAAGTACAGCGCAACAGTCCGCGTGACCGACGCCTGCGGCCAGACATCGACGCGGACATTCACGGTGACGTTCATCCTGATCGATCCGCCGGCGTGCAACCTGCCGCCTTCGGGCACATACCTGTTCTGTCAGTCGCCGGTGTGCATCCCGATTGCCGGCAACAACCCGCCACCGCAGCGCGGGGTGACCTGTCAGATCATCGACGGACCAGGGTACATTTCCAACGGCAACTGGTGCGTCAACATCACGCAGAGAACGACGTTCAACATTGTCATTCGCTGCGTCAACAGCTGCGGCGGCAACTGCCAGATCAGTCGGACTTACACCTTTGAAGTCGACCCGAGAGATTGCGACGGCGGCCAGGCGGGTGTGGGTCCGGATGGCCAGCCGGTGGTGACGGGCATGCAAGCGGGTGATGTGGACGCGTCGGGCGAGATCAACATCGCCGACCTGGCGCTGCTGACGCATATCGTAAGCCAGATCAGCGGCAAGGCGACGGGCGCGGCCCTCAACGTGGGCAGCGCGTCGGCGGGATATTCGAGCAACGCCGACGTCAACTGCGACGGGGCGATCAACCGCCGCGACATCGCCGATCTGACCGCCTACCTCTTCAACAGCGGCCCGCAGCCCTGCACGACGAAGTAG